A DNA window from Leishmania panamensis strain MHOM/PA/94/PSC-1 chromosome 27 sequence contains the following coding sequences:
- a CDS encoding hypothetical protein (TriTrypDB/GeneDB-style sysID: LpmP.27.1160) translates to MVLVIQEQWLQLCEYFQRVQCSNRYDERVSLVKELGSVEQALSVILDALLKDRMTLVTSHPGLHRPSTALRCSFRSDSTPPSPTVADTHSSYTPPPSPTSSRDMGARGATKTMTTAAHTGTSPSSLLSSSCLLNGLDGDCLALPPCYRFLFANAHSVSIPLPPTSEMEAASRANDAAASYDDPPPIGNIFLLTLCQYAKQDEPPGVRSVILGFLVRLLQEADLPTDRSTYPAGDPGMSLLQLRPSVLIVPLLDMVRKVSKALDPSNAAALRSPTALASASSSTAAATAAYQWVMNDLHDGTLLQDAGRTQLVIFLSTLAEKMERVPALANFFVVEEGSQERNLFVLLDTLLPYLTHDCGTREWTHRRDTCRFALSAVVSLAKCPDPWIQDLVARETRVVSRTLNAARTTLLTLCKIPENDDSSTQRLYLRDVLRFWTTLATMAPSVAATLRLLPLIEEEFVYQTVLPLLQSSDNHVYSAACVVVSNILADLQGAAPLLKAFFAKALLSTTIRKANGSIVPNKEFYEVVVQDPVTAAGAARTGGCAMTRGQQETKAAMSLSEHPTTSFFTYYILPHLSSNPCLSEEDKESNVVLGFTTTRWSATKATLLLVQTLAEHVPHVFLREVFLMDVTSLSDVERKQMACASNPAEPWGTIVTPPHLNIHDCFLSTLHSAAVMNAKIGLQPDCVGEAVLSRLLRVESNMPVAALRARQRMMSAMTLPCSTSATANTATAEDAAPVSCWFHAGVQTSPLITALCEMVQHLDLSPYTVSCLVADLVVSLVVMPDLRVLYTLLDSKQGPLVTALRGLRNLLRHHLERKVTEPSPIRKDMGGGGASRSASTTARPLAVSIPFLYDMLLQHWDLLVTDDDAVRITPATPDRSSHSSEVSFESLRDAIEQHRSVLYACLYSEYMHAHLDAVIGYTALSQNLMYLKMSD, encoded by the coding sequence ATGGTGCTGGTGATTCAGGAGCAGTGGCTGCAGCTATGCGAGTACTTTCAGCGAGTGCAGTGCTCCAACAGATACGATGAGCGGGTTAGTCTGGTGAAGGAGCTGGGCAGCGTGGAGCAGGCTCTCTCGGTCATactggatgcgctgctgaaggaTCGCATGACGCTCGTGACTAGCCATCCTGGCCTGCATCGGCCTAGCACCGCTCTCAGGTGCTCCTTCCGGTCCGACAgcacaccgccgtcgcctaCCGTCGCCGACACCCACTCCAGCtacacaccgccaccgtcaccgaCGTCTTCCCGAGACATGGGGGCCCGCGGCGCGACGAAGACAATGACCACTGCCGCGCACACTGGCacctcgccgtcctccttgctgtcgtcgtcgtgccTGCTGAACGGCCTCGATGGCGACTGCTTggcactgccgccgtgcTACCGTTTTCTCTTCGCGAATGCCCACAGTGTGTCGATACCGCTGCCCCCGACGTCCGAAATGGAGGCTGCTTCAAGGGCGAACGATGCCGCCGCATCCTACGATGACCCCCCGCCTATTGGCAACATTTTCCTTCTCACCCTCTGCCAGTACGCCAAGCAGGACGAGCCGCCCGGCGTTCGCTCTGTCATTCTGGGCTTTCTTGTACGTTTACTGCAGGAGGCAGATTTGCCAACGGATCGCTCTACCTACCCGGCTGGTGACCCAGGTATGTCACTGCTGCAACTCCGCCCGTCCGTACTCATTGTGCCACTTCTGGACATGGTGCGCAAGGTGAGCAAGGCCCTCGACCCTTCGAATGCCGCTGCCCTCCGCTCTCCAACGGCCTTGGCATCAGCTTCAtcctccactgcagcggcgacggcggcataTCAGTGGGTGATGAACGACCTGCACGACGGCACCCTCCTGCAAGACGCTGGCCGCACCCAGCTCGTCATTTTTCTCAGCACGTTGGCGGAGAAGATGGAGCGAgtgccggcgctggcgaACTTCTTCGTCGTCGAAGAGGGATCCCAAGAGCGCAACTTGTTCGTGCTACTGgacacgctgctgccctACCTCACGCACGACTGCGGCACCCGGGAGTGGACGCACCGCCGTGACACATGTAGGTTTGCCTTGAGCGCTGTCGTGTCCCTGGCGAAGTGCCCAGATCCGTGGATTCAGGACCTCGTTGCCAGGGAGACGCGTGTGGTGTCACGCACCCTCAATGCTGCCCGCACCACCCTTTTGACGCTCTGCAAAATTCCTGAAAACGACGATAGCTCGACGCAGCGGCTATACCTTCGCGATGTACTGCGTTTCTGGACAACACTGGCGACGATGGCACCGTCCGTCGCTGCGACACTGCGCCTGTTACCTctcatcgaggaggagtTCGTGTACCAGACAGTGCTGCCACTCCTTCAGTCGTCGGACAACCACGTGTACTCGGCCGCATGTGTGGTGGTGTCCAACATACTTGCAGACCTGCAAGGGgccgctccgctgctgaAGGCTTTCTTTGCCAAGGCGCTGCTCTCGACGACAATCCGTAAAGCCAATGGGAGCATTGTACCCAACAAAGAATTTTatgaggtggtggtgcaggatccggtcaccgctgctggcgcggcgcGCACGGGTGGCTGTGCCATGACGCGTGGACAGCAGGAGACGAAGGCTGCCATGTCTTTGTCCGAGCACCCGACGACATCGTTCTTCACCTACTACATCCTCCCACACCTGTCCAGCAACCCCTGCCTATCggaggaggacaaggagAGCAACGTGGTACTGGGCTTCACGACGACGCGGTGGTCGGCGACCAAAGCGACATTGCTACTTGTGCAGACCCTCGCTGAGCATGTCCCGCACGTGTTTCTGCGCGAAGTGTTTTTGATGGATGTCACATCGCTGTCGGACGTGGAGCGCAAGCAGATGGCATGTGCGTCCAACCCCGCCGAGCCGTGGGGCACCATCGTCACACCTCCGCACCTGAACATTCATGACTGCTTTCTAAGCACCCTGCACTCGGCAGCCGTGATGAACGCGAAAATTGGGCTGCAGCCCGATTGCGTTGGGGAAGCTGTGCTGTCACGACTGTTACGGGTTGAGTCCAACATGcccgtggcggcgctgcgagcTCGGCAGCGCATGATGAGCGCCATGACATtgccctgcagcacctcggctACGGCCAACACGGCGACTGCCGAGGACGCGGCGCCGGTGAGCTGCTGGTTTCATGCCGGTGTGCAGACCTCGCCCCTCATTACGGCTCTGTGTGAAATGGTGCAGCACTTGGACTTGTCTCCATACACAGTCAGCTGCCTTGTGGCCGACCTCGTCGTGTCCCTCGTCGTCATGCCAGACCTACGCGTACTCTACACACTGTTGGACTCGAAGCAGGGTCCGCTGGTAACGGCCCTCAGAGGGTTGCGCAACCTCCTGCGACATCACTTGGAAAGAAAGGTCACGGAACCTAGCCCAATAAGGAAGGAcatgggtggcggtggggcgtcaaggagcgccagcaccaccgcccgTCCACTTGCTGTCTCCATTCCATTTCTGTACGatatgctgctgcagcactgggACCTTCTTGTCACCGATGACGACGCAGTGAGAATTACTCCAGCCACACCAGACCGCTCTTCGCACAGCTCTGAGGTGTCTTTTGAGTCGCTTCGTGATGCCATTGAGCAACACAGAAGCGTCCTATATGCCTGTCTCTACTCCGAGTACATGCACGCTCACCTGGACGCCGTCATTGGCTACACGGCCCTGTCGCAGAACCTGATGTACCTCAAAATGTCTGACTGA
- a CDS encoding hypothetical protein (TriTrypDB/GeneDB-style sysID: LpmP.27.1170) gives MSGAGRKHRAKHLTQQYLDTSGWVGPKEGEALAICLEAPHGQHVRVLLLAHSSSAAAHFPSEASVPHGSSSHDAPHGAKESEGNVSASPSTAPFHEVEKVVHLPRKFHKVIWLSIKDVVVIADGAVSFKPSPEQVENFLKDPRNEGWRERVVVAQHRAENQRVALQRMPQYSATARTTTSVLTHPQVRSGVRMAADGASEQDGEGSEGEADGVYNPNWRNIKHQQQFFGLDDDSDEEVEEEEDS, from the coding sequence ATGAGCGGGGCTGGCCGCAAGCATCGTGCGAAGCACCTCACCCAGCAGTACCTCGACACATCTGGATGGGTAGGCCCCAAAGAgggcgaggcgctggcgatCTGCCTGGAGGCACCGCACGGGCAACACGTACGCGTTCTACTCCTAGCGCACTCAAGCAGTGCGGCCGCACACTTTCCTTCTGAGGCCTCAGTGCCGCATGGCAGCAGCTCGCACGATGCCCCACATGGCGCGAAGGAGTCGGAGGGGAATGTCTCCGCTTCACCATCTACGGCGCCTTTCCACGAAGTCGAGAAAGTCGTGCATTTGCCCAGGAAATTCCACAAGGTCATTTGGCTCAGCATTAAAGATGTTGTAGTCATCGCAGACGGCGCCGTGAGCTTTAAGCCGTCTCCTGAGCAGGTGGAGAACTTCCTCAAGGATCCAAGGAACGAAGGGTGGCGCGagcgcgtggtggtggcgcagcaccgcgctgAGAACCAGCGCGTTGCCCTGCAGCGTATGCCGCAGTACTCTGCCACGGCGCGGACGACGACATCGGTGCTAACCCACCCGCAAGTCCGTTCAGGCGTGCGCATGGCCGCTGACGGCGCGTCGGAGCAGGACGGCGAGGGAAGCGAGGGTGAGGCAGATGGCGTGTACAATCCGAACTGGCGCAACATTAAACACCAGCAACAGTTCTTCGGCCttgacgacgacagcgacgaagaagtcgaagaagaggaggactcATAA